Below is a genomic region from Brassica rapa cultivar Chiifu-401-42 chromosome A08, CAAS_Brap_v3.01, whole genome shotgun sequence.
GAAACTTCTATATAAACACAAATAAgataaaactagattttgacccgcgcttggaaagcgcggggttgttggattatattataatacaaagttttattatatcgaaaaacataatttttaacggctatataatctacaaattagtttatttgagattttatatgtacacttttatgtaagtttcttttcgacatgagaattatatccggatcaaaaaacaaaccgaacagacccaaaattataggtttagttcaggtccagagaagataacctattgggttTTTTTGACCCGCATGgctttgtttgagtccgggtcctaccctagacccgatcataaatatgtgtttattaggtatatttggatattccgaatatgtttccggtattatggatattgtttttaagtttttggtttacgattagagttttgatttcaggtaaatttttcaaattaaaaaaaaaattgggtatttggataaaattttggatatttttcagttcatcgtgtcagattttgaataagattttaatatttgaagttttttggtatttgtttggagtttcaaatacttttcgtgtttcggatatttttcagatttttcatatatttcaaattcttttaggATTTTAAATACCCAAACAgatgtggacccattacgtccatatcaggtccaacaaccttttgatatagatttttaacgttattgtacaaaaacatggttgatgaaatatttttctgagtaaaggtatcataagaaataatattaagatctgttaaaaatatttaaaatattgtatgtttagaaatattaatgtattatcagaaaaataataaatagtcatacataactccaacaacttttttatattatattttttaaaacactttcctttttaatagtattgattcgttttaagtgaaaagtatataaaagtataatatctaaataaataattttcaaaattttgaataatcaatactgatatcgtgaagttaggttagctttaatagaaccaatgaatttcttcatttttgtgaaggtaacatgaatattcagaaaaatcatttttaaatatgaaaatattatcaaactatagatggttgaaagtttagtatatgatatgagattttagtgggaaagtttatatatgatatgattactttattataaatgaaagaggaagttagaatgtacacatatatgtcttgtaatttatcttgctttaaatcatatattatatgataaaagtgataatataaaacattagtttcaatgcttttacgattaaaaatcaaaatgataaatatagtaatagtaatgattaggatttaggagtgagatttaaataaataaaagaattgactaaattattgttagagaaatatatggtaacatattgttagtataaatttaaggtaagaccaaaaaataataagttaaatgaaagggtccaaacaacttttataggtatatttttttagactacttcccttttaatagtattgattgttAAATGGGTATATAAAGCAACAAGATATTATGGTAGATTTTtgacaaacaaaatatataatggtaaatattatagaaaatatagaaaaacacgagcatattttctttttaatttgttgaTTTCATATTGTGGTTATCTTTCTAAAAtctcatatttatttatatctatatgatggggtttaatattacataaacagAAGAGGGTttatttgtaaagaagaaattATTAAGGAAAAATTTCGATAAACAGAAATATCGAGGACTTGCCTGGAAAAATCCCCATTCTTTGCATGCCAAGTCGAGCTTGTGAATCTCAGCATCCATGGAGGTTAAAGAACACAAGAGATTCATGTCTATGATTGGGATCTCGGTTCTTAAATCACCGTCGATATCACCTTTGTCAAGATCAGACCGTACATACCTCAGAGGAACCGTCGTTGTCAGCTTCTCCTTCACCATCTCTTGAACAGATGGAACTATGATAGAGCTATACTGGCTTGCTTCCTTGGCTTCCATGGCGGATTTTTCTTGAAAGAAAAAGAATGTTGATAATGACAAATATTCTCGAAGAAACGctcacaaaaagaaaaagataatggATCTTGGCGTTTTGCTACGAGAGCGATAAGTGAAGTACTACGTCGTTTTGTATGTTCCATCTTTTGTTACTGGCTAGGTTGCATGGAACTGAAATGGAAACTACTTATGCGGAAGCAGTTTAGGTCATTGTTTTGTTCTAGGGTTATTATAATGTTGTCCCTGCCGTAACAAACAGCGCCGGTTCACATCCAGTGAAACATTCGCATTATCTCCTAAATTTCTAAAGCTATTATATAAGTTCCATTGTTCCTAAATTATCGAAAtcctttattttattaaaattgacTTTAGAATGTATATGACCTCCTAAATGTCGGATCCAACCTTCTAtgaaatatcttatatattaaaacagaagtcacaaccttgattcatgtgtgatttttttaaaaatggacctaatggatctattcatagaaattcatactatattttaattcagactaataataaatataatttttaaaatattttaatcatagtatcttttgatatcttttcattttaaatataaatatatttattttaaaattctaacaaatctgtttaaaaagatttttacaagatcttcatttttgaaattatacttaaatattttcactaatttcgaaattcgtttaaagtattattatacattaatatattcagttatataaaatgaaaaataaaaaaatctataatattttagttattatataatcataatcaattatattaaattaaaattattatattgagctaaatataataaaattgtattaaatttatatattttactttcgtaattataaaatatttatgttcaaaaataaaatctaatatgttggtaagatgggttaacattatcaaactatataatacatgtataaaaattaacatttatttctttaaagttaataatataaaatatttgtaactactttaatcataatatattttcattttaaatataatatatatttatatattatattttaaaaattctaataaatctgtgtaatatttaaacaataacttaatgtattttaagttatcgtttagaaataaaaataaataaattatatcctattttatctacttttatagtcatgatcatgttaaaatataattattagactaaaataaatatgataaatttatattcaattgataaatttataaattttattttcataaatataaactatttatttaaaatataatatgatgatagaacgacttaaaattaacaaactatataatacatgtataaaaattaacatatcttacacttttatagatacaataataaattatctaaaatgaataagcataaaaatattggtaaaaaagaaatccagttttgaaatacgtgtcagaatttagcataaattaaatacataatatttttaaaatatattttctcatgaatatattaatttacttaataactaaatgcaaatacaataagataaatatataatttgaagtggcaaatacataaggtttaaacaattaattaattataacatgtaaattataaaattattgtatttgaaatagttatataaatatttaagtatatgattaacattaaaaatatataccacttatgttctaaaacaataatttatgtatagaaaagtgaaaacaaacacccgtgcggttgcacgggtcaaaatctagtatacatTAAAATGTCTTCAATGTATTAATGAAGTATATATAACAAGTAAAAAAATGCTAAACCATCAATGAGTAGCCATTTAACCTCTTCCAGAAgacaaaagaacaaaagaacaaaagaacaaaagatGAAACATGAACggtccactacaagaaaacaggggGATTCTGATGGCAGAAatcgtcggaaattcgtcggaaaatgcctattccgacgaatttctgaCGAAGGCGTTCGTCGGTATCATTTCGTCGGAAAAAAAgaattcgtcggaatttcgtcagACCTTCCGACGACTTTCTGACGAATACCGAGAAATGTCATTCTGACGAACTTCCGACAATATTCCGATGCGGACACACGAGACCAGAGTTCATCGGAAAAACTATATACCGACGGAGACGGATCCTCCGAAGATACCGACGAACTGAGGcctcggtaaataccgacggactatGATTCGTCGGTAAATTCCGACGACTCATCATTcgtcggtattttccgacgAATAATAGTCCAtcggtatttaccgacgaatcatagtccgtcggtatttaccgaggccttagttcgtcggaatatgTCAATTTTAATAcgaattaattttgcatttatatatatatattttatatgaaaaattaattaataaataaataaaatctgaaatttaaaactaataatattatagaatttaaattcatacaaaccgaaatagaaaaaaatattcagaaaatttaaaattcatgcaaaacgaaaaaaaaaaacattcagacagttttaaaaagatgaaaaaaactaagaactcgaAGACATCAAACGATCTAGCTTCTGCATTATCTCGGCGTTGAACTTTTTCTGGGATGCCAGCTCAGCAAGGATAGTGGCATTCTCCGAACGGATAGTGGCATTCTCAGAAAGGATAGTGGTGTTCTGCTCCTCCAATGCCCCAATCCGTTCATCTTTGTCATGTAGCTCCTCGAGAATCATGGGATCGGCATACGGAGCTTGCGAAGAAGACGCCGGATACGAAGAAGCACGGCGGGCCAACCCAACTAAACggcctcctttccttttaggaaccgcctacaaaaatatttaaagttagtaaATATGGACAAATTAGTAATcgacattataaaaaaaatatattaataaaaaaaattaccttttcaACCATCTCATTTATTTGCAATAGGGACAAGTTGGTTGAAGCTCCCGTAGAATCGCCGTCATCAGAGAGAGGCTGAGATTGAGTTGCTATTTCAGCTTCCACCAAATCAACGACACCTTTGATCACGAGATCCTGAATTTGACCCGTCTTCTTGTTAGTGTGAGCCACCTTAATGAGTTGGAGACGATCAACGGGATTACCGTCATTTTCTTCGATCTAAAAAACCGCCATTATTAGCCaaggaatatataaaatatttatttaaaaaatataaagataaataattaaaaaaaacttacaagttCATCTTCCTTAGTAGACATAGAGCAAGCGCCGAGGTTGTGCACATACATACCTTTCCCGCCACAATCGCTCTTCCGGTTCTTGGAGTTCCTAGAAGACGTCTCTGCAGTTTCTTCCTTCTCCCAATGAGCTATCAACTGCTCCCACACCGTCCCGTTGATGAACCGTGGCCTCTTGTTCTTCTGCCAAACTGTCTTCCACGCGTTTATCTGCTTCGTATAAGAGTCCATGGCCTTTTCGTTGAATTTCTTACGGACTGTTTCCGTGAGATCGGAGTGCCAGTTGAACTCTTGctacaaaacaaacataatttaataagtaaatatattttaaaaaatgtaaatactttaaaaaatgaagagtttacagcaaactgacgaaaccacaacTCTCGTTCTTCGAAAGGAATCACACTCCACTTTGAATATCCAAAACGAAGCATGGAGTACATCATCTCATTGCTTTTGCTgtgcatgccatctcattgtgGAATGCTCTGCATGCCATCTGAAGGATGTCAAATCTCACCATTTGTGGAATGCtctgcatgccatctcattgcttTTGTTGTGCGCTCACACTAATACAACCTCTTCaatctttccgtcaaaggcaaataccacattcttTTGAACGGAATCGGAACTCTTCCCCTCGTTTCCTGATAACTAggtttcccacaaaatttgcatacaTTTCGTGTCTCATCCGCTCTCCAGTAGATCATACAGTTGTCAATACATATATCTATCACTTCGTACGGTAGTTGAAGACCGGCTacaagtttctgaacctcgtagtatgaaccCGGTGCAAGGTTATCCTCAGGTAGAATACCTTTGACAAAATCAGTAATTGCATCCATAcattcttcagccaaattatagtcTGTCTTAATACCCATTAATCTAGTTGCAGATGATAAgactgaatgaccatctctacaATTTTGATACAAAGGTTGTTTTCCTGCATCTAACATATCAAAAAATCTCCTAGATTCGGGATTTGGTTCTTCCCCTCTATAATGATCatgtaccatctgctcagtacctacaccataaTCTATATCCGTTCTAGGTTCTTCTAACCTAATATCAGGCTGAAGTTCACTAacaggctgaggttcgctagtactaccatattCATAACCAGTTTTCCCATGAAGGTACCAAACTTTATAATTACGTGAAAACCCTTTCATATacaaatgagtccaaacatcaaattcttttataaccttATTATTATTGCAAGTAGAGcagggacatcttaacataccactTTTTGCATCCGGTTGCTGTTGAACAAGCCTCATGAATTCTCCAATCCCTTGaacgtattcttccgtaagcaaattGGTGttgggatccaaatgaggtttaTCCATCCACGAACGATAATAAGCTCCTGAAGACATGATTTTCACGGAATTGTTATGACTAAAGAGAAAATGTGTGAATGAGTTGAATGAGGAGGGGTTGCATTTATAGGAAATTGCTTACGGACATCCGACGactttccgacggaataccgacagATATAAAGCATtccgtcggaattccgtcggtattTTCCAATCTCAAACGGCTATAAAACGGTCATATATATTTGTCGGCAACGGTCACTTGgttcgtcggaaattcgtcgaaaaattccgacggaataccgacgacCGTAACGGTTATATCTTTTAATCGGAATGTCGTCGGAAATTCgacggaatattccgacgacttttCGACGACTACAACGGTTATATTGTTTATCGGAATGTCGTCGaaaagtcgtcggaatattccgacgacccTTGTTttctcggaaattcgtcggaattagCCGACAGAATTCCGACGACttcatattttttgttttcgtcgGAAATCGGTCGGAATTCCGTCCAAATTGTCCGACGCCTTTGGCGTCCGTCGGAATCTCCGTCGGAATTCggcgtgttttcttgtagtggtctGAGAAGGCAGagtttcttgttttatttaGGGGCTGTTATTGGTTTATGAGTATAAAAGAGTTTtgatgattattattattataaaaacaatttaccaAATTTTAACAGAATTTAGATTTACTTAGAATTCTACCAAGAGTTTCATAGATTAGTGTAGATTTTTAGGGAGGAGATAATTATAAACTTTTGTAGAGTTTATCTTGAAGTATTGCATAATAAAGATAGTATCGTGTTTCAATATTGTGTTGCAACATATTCGTAATTATCCATTATTTGTTGCATTGGCTATATGTTTTCTATAAATTATATCCATGTGAAGACGCAACAATTCAGAAGCTTCTCCAAAATTTGTAGCTCTGAGGTACATTTATGTCATGTATAATTCTATGATTATATGCATTAGTTCTTCATTCATATTTCATTTATGGTTCTTTTCTAGTTTCGTATGTTGATCTtgtgatattattattatataactaGCTAATGGGGGATTCAcaaaagaataaagaaaaagGTGGGTATAGTCAATGGGGACCAGAGGAAACAAAACTTCTGATTGATTTACTTGTTGATGCAATTCATCGAAATTGGCGTGATGCTAATGGTTTAATAAACAAGTTCACGGTGGAACAAAATTTTTTGCCTGTTCTCAATGATTTACTTATTTGCATTGTTAATTGTTATCATTTGTATTTGCATTGAGTTTGTGTGTCACGTTCTATGTCCGCAAGATCACCATTGATGCGGACGTAGCGAAGAGAACAACCTGTGGTCCAGTAACGACTGGAGATTTTGCAAAAGTGATGGGCTGTATCCTGTGACAGATTATAGTTGTTGTAATAACAGAGAAAACACACAAAGGATTGAGAGATATTCTTGCAGGTTTCCGATCATGAAAGCAACAATAACAAACTCGTGATAtggtaaattgtttttatatggTGTGAGACCAGACTTGGTAGTGGAGGAGCACGAAGCAAAATGATTCACTTGGGATGATTTCAGAAGAAACGATGCTGAcctattatttataattatatctcatccaattttaaaaaaaaactttgacaaTACATGATTAACTTGCGATACTTTTTTATAACGAAAAGTATGTAGAATCATAAACTAATAAcaacatatttaaaaacaatggaaaagtCATTTACTTTCATTTTTGTTGAATAACACAAGACTTTTActgattttattaaataatgaaTCCAATAACTCTAgacttttaaaaacttttaaatatttgttacaaatttataaaccaataacacgaGAGTTTAACAAAGTTTTAGAAAGTCTTAATTAAATAACACTAGACTCATTGTAACTCTCAAATCTTTAAAACTCcttataaaacaaaaaccaataACACCCCCTTAGATTCTCATAGCATCAAGGTAAGCTTTTCCATCAAGCTTACGTGTGAACAAGTCCTTGCGATACTCTTCGATGGTTACACTTTTGAAAAATGCAGCCTTTTGCTTTTCCACAAGACTTCTCACGGGACCAACTTCTTTACCCATTCCCAAATTGTGAAATGCCGCCACAGAAAGCCTCTCTTTCTCTGAGCTAACAACTCCACGATGCTCTATACTCCGGTAAGACCCGTTCGTTATGATCTACATTAATTGCCAATATCATGAATACAACCATTTTTACAATCAGAGCCAATCATGAGATATTGagaattttaaacaatttatcAAAAAGATTAGTAAAtaagtttatttaaaaattagtaaaaaaaatatacttggAAAAGTTTGGAGGCCCAAAACTAATGTTTCACTTAACTATGTCAATGACCGGCTCTGTCTAGAAATATGTTTGTGCATGTATAACATACCtcttttagtcaaaaaaaaaaaaaatgtataacatACCTCTAAGACATCTCcaatgttgacaacgaaagcaTTTGGGAGAGGTTTGACAGGAACCCACTTGCCATTTTTCTTGATTTGGAGACCTTCAACTTCATTAACCTGCAACAGTATGGTGAGTCCTGTAGAATCTGAATGCGGAATTAGACCAATAACCTGGTCGGGATCTGGACAAGGCGGGTAGTAATTCATCCTCATTGTCTGTCTTAACTCATCATCAAACAACTTCTCAATTTCCTGGGGTTTGATCATCAAGGCGCTCGCCATTTTCGCTAATAAGATCTTGGCTATGCCTTTCACTTCAGCAGAATACGTGTCTAGTATATCTCTGAAAGAAACAATAACCAGGTTTTAAACAAAGAAGAGTTGTTGGTTACTTGATAAGAATGGCGTTACTATTTGGAGCAAACCTAAAGGGAAGAGGTAACTTGGGGAACAAGTGAGCCTTGCGTAAGTGGACTGGTTGCATTACAAGGAGGAACAGGTCTGACCAATCGAGTTTCTGCTCTTCTGAAACCACAAAAGCATGTCCAAACCCTTCGATCTCACTGGGTTGTTGCCAtagcttcttcttttcttccatGGGAAGGTTGAAGAAATCTTGAATTTCTGACTTGAATTTGTCCAAGAAGCCCTTTTCCATTCCATGGTTTACAagctagagataatcataaagACATGCCACaatgaaaataattatagtGTCAAATTACTGTAAAACAAGATtactgtaaaacaaaaaaaactatatataaatatataactagtTAATATTTAACCTTTCATAAGAAACTAGTTAATAttctaaataaaacaaaatatatattttaaagttatgaaaacaatattatattatttttatatgtgtAATTTCATTCAACTTCTATGTATATATTGATTACTACATCAGTAAGAATACACTGCATAATAATAGCCATTGTTATACTAtgcaaaactatttatttagCAGAAATAGTTTGATATAGTTTTATTTGATGGGTTCatattataaacacaaaataaagtataaaaagAAATAACTTTATAGCTTGTGGTCCTATACTCCTATGTGATTTTACATATCTTCCAAATATCCCTATGTGATTTTTTATATCTTCcaactaaaaataaatgaaactaCTATATaccacaaataaaataaaattgttatatttaacatttacagcaaaaagaaatttttatatgggtaaggaaagaaaaatatattatggtAGATTTTTGACGAAAAGatataatcccctatatattaaaagagaaacattacaacatttgagTCATGATGCGTGTCGTCATGAGAATAATTTTTGACAGTCTTTAAAAAACtaagttggtccatctaaatataaacTAGAGTTTGCtttaaactaacaataaaatctc
It encodes:
- the LOC103834879 gene encoding protein SRG1 isoform X3; protein product: MEAKGESQHSSIIVPSVQEMVKEKLTTTVPPRYVRSDLDKGDIDGDLRTKIPIIDMNLLCSLTSMDAEIHKLDLACKDWGFFQLVNHGMEKGFLDKFKSEIQDFFNLPMEEKKKLWQQPSEIEGFGHAFVVSEEQKLDWSDLFLLVMQPVHLRKAHLFPKLPLPFRDILDTYSAEVKGIAKILLAKMASALMIKPQEIEKLFDDELRQTMRMNYYPPCPDPDQVIGLIPHSDSTGLTILLQVNEVEGLQIKKNGKWVPVKPLPNAFVVNIGDVLEVCYTCTNIFLDRAGH
- the LOC103834879 gene encoding protein SRG1 isoform X1, which codes for MEAKGESQHSSIIVPSVQEMVKEKLTTTVPPRYVRSDLDKGDIDGDLRTKIPIIDMNLLCSLTSMDAEIHKLDLACKDWGFFQLVNHGMEKGFLDKFKSEIQDFFNLPMEEKKKLWQQPSEIEGFGHAFVVSEEQKLDWSDLFLLVMQPVHLRKAHLFPKLPLPFRDILDTYSAEVKGIAKILLAKMASALMIKPQEIEKLFDDELRQTMRMNYYPPCPDPDQVIGLIPHSDSTGLTILLQVNEVEGLQIKKNGKWVPVKPLPNAFVVNIGDVLEIITNGSYRSIEHRGVVSSEKERLSVAAFHNLGMGKEVGPVRSLVEKQKAAFFKSVTIEEYRKDLFTRKLDGKAYLDAMRI
- the LOC103834879 gene encoding protein SRG1 isoform X2; amino-acid sequence: MEAKGESQHSSIIVPSVQEMVKEKLTTTVPPRYVRSDLDKGDIDGDLRTKIPIIDMNLLCSLTSMDAEIHKLDLACKDWGFFQLVNHGMEKGFLDKFKSEIQDFFNLPMEEKKKLWQQPSEIEGFGHAFVVSEEQKLDWSDLFLLVMQPVHLRKAHLFPKLPLPFRDILDTYSAEVKGIAKILLAKMASALMIKPQEIEKLFDDELRQTMRMNYYPPCPDPDQVNEVEGLQIKKNGKWVPVKPLPNAFVVNIGDVLEIITNGSYRSIEHRGVVSSEKERLSVAAFHNLGMGKEVGPVRSLVEKQKAAFFKSVTIEEYRKDLFTRKLDGKAYLDAMRI